One segment of Daphnia magna isolate NIES linkage group LG2, ASM2063170v1.1, whole genome shotgun sequence DNA contains the following:
- the LOC116917228 gene encoding uncharacterized protein LOC116917228, whose translation MKNWMKYGSIGVCFWSLLLVLVGVSQLTFGAYYISKLPIFKIGSPVWIGFLNVLCAAGLFGLHHKTLGLKDSPWLVADAMESNKRKRGLPNGSIHQSIADLTAPTVQPFHLYWSIFICVITIFINIGNAVICQVGEWQHWITPTERDQLQTNLSVLAVQAHRVTVAQMSLAIIIGIFCTALNIWLAYTQRKSNKDPAIETGQSIQSNRTVTIDQAASGASTASAGSTQQRQGKISLRGISPAGYDNPNWVYGENGSSNSSGSQGVLLNPEPENSRQRPVSVSIISDSGGGGSTTRYATIRRAPSILMALPPELHHQQNFPPPRPIHLKSASFRFGGERDPVVQRQSRAAAKVSRSKTMRETTFMTSPPCYNGRPTFETTTQHTFAQRFQSSLDGNSALSFVHDTTAEEEEEATGGISVASTAPVADYPLAVDSPRPKAPIRSTKVENGMQTTVEADVMQHGEDDDEDDEEDEETPPARLSAVRHQVRSSDRIILRVESFRTLQTNPSRTSTPSASSGQRPHPVRNNSNVKRVSSSTQTDLSVLKTSSSGFNSPDGQGQQRVKRSVLQPHGQQYPVSNAKVKQGGGVLSTSQASTETATMPQISPVESSSGYSSPRGTESKSPTPEPTLGSGQQDQQEPALATSTPAPANVTVIQIDPKPVISSNNKKNKEFHPRVTDVTYAIPRKRSERGTPTGQNESTSTTPDQSFQVSIQSKPVSRSVSFHHLSQAGRKAVYGNEWLNASSLLGNHLPPLAVMSIPRPALRSSSHQRYSSPSGTTRRASSSSSNINSGASQHLPPSGSSLSRSTSMYLAMSEIQRKLDLLQVLDTRHHLSVPSALNSDVVPVHRESQYVNHSYDDFYSASPSHHSEGGSRRMRSRSNSSSRQQPAPQPPPPPPPPPPPLPSVDLNDSLDSAKTLAYLSELEMLARHWRTQLLYKVELKSPSKRMGTVLENDSFQC comes from the exons ATGAAGAATTGGATGAAATACGGATCGATCGGCGTCTGCTTCTGGAGCCTCTTGTTGGTGCTGGTTGGCGTCAGCCAATTGACATTTGGAGCTTATTACATTTCCAAATTGCCCATCTTTAAAATCGGATCACCAGTATGGATCGGATTTTTG AACGTCTTGTGCGCAGCCGGTCTGTTCGGTTTGCATCACAAAACGCTTGGATTGAAAGACTCCCCGTGGCTAGTTGCTGATGCCATGGAATCGAATAAGAGAAAGCGAGGCCTTCCGAATGGCTCGATCCACCAATCCATTGCCGATCTTACGGCTCCCACTGTTCAGCCTTTCCATTTGTATTGGTCCATTTTTATTTGCGTCATCACCATTTTCATCAACATCGGAAATGCCGTTATCTGTCAAGTGGGAGAATGGCAGCATTGGATCACTCCTACAGAACGGGATCAACTCCAGACCAACTTAAGTGTTTTGGCAGTTCAAG CTCATCGCGTGACGGTGGCCCAGATGAGCTTGGCCATTATCATCGGAATCTTTTGCACGGCGCTTAACATCTGGTTAGCGTACACGCAGCGCAAGAGCAATAAAGATCCGGCTATTGAAACGGGACAGTCGATCCAATCAAATCGAACGGTGACGATCGATCAGGCAGCCAGTGGAGCTTCAACAGCGTCGGCCGGCAGTACTCAGCAGCGTCAAGGCAAAATATCTTTGAGGGGAATCAGCCCAGCTGGATACGACAATCCTAATTGGGTATACGGAGAGAACGGTAGTAGCAACAGCAGTGGCAGTCAAGGTGTCCTCTTAAATCCGGAGCCGGAAAATAGCCGTCAGAGACCTGTTTCTGTTTCGATCATTTCGGATTCCGGAGGAGGTGGATCAACAACGCGTTATGCCACAATCCGTCGAGCGCCCAGCATCTTAATGGCTTTGCCGCCAGAGCTTCATCATCAACAGAATTTTCCTCCGCCACGCCCCATACATTTGAAAAGCGCGTCCTTCCGTTTCGGTGGCGAACGCGATCCGGTAGTCCAGCGGCAGAGTAGAGCAGCCGCTAAGGTCAGCCGGAGTAAGACGATGCGCGAAACAACTTTCATGACATCACCGCCATGTTACAATGGTAGACCGACGTTTGAAACGACAACGCAGCACACGTTCGCCCAGCGTTTTCAATCCAGCCTGGATGGAAATTCGGCTCTGAGTTTCGTTCACGATACTACAgcggaagaggaagaagaagccaCCGGAGGCATCTCAGTTGCATCAACCGCTCCGGTGGCAGATTACCCGTTAGCGGTTGATTCGCCGCGGCCGAAAGCGCCGATCCGATCGACCAAAGTTGAAAACGGGATGCAAACCACCGTGGAGGCGGATGTGATGCAACACGGAGAAGACGACgatgaagatgatgaagaagatgaagaaacacCTCCGGCAAGGCTATCAGCCGTTCGCCATCAGGTCCGCAGCAGCGACAGGATCATCCTCCGTGTTGAAAGCTTCCGCACGTTGCAAACAAATCCATCGAGAACTTCAACCCCATCAGCTTCGTCGGGCCAACGTCCTCATCCAGTGCGGAACAACAGCAATGTCAAACGCGTCTCCAGTTCGACGCAGACGGATCTGTCTGTTTTGAAGACCAGCAGCAGCGGCTTCAATTCGCCTGACGGCCAGGGCCAGCAACGTGTGAAACGTTCTGTGCTCCAGCCACACGGCCAGCAGTATCCGGTTTCTAACGCCAAAGTCAAACAAGGTGGCGGAGTTTTGTCCACCAGTCAAGCGTCTACTGAAACGGCCACGATGCCTCAAATTTCTCCGGTAGAGTCCTCTTCCGGCTACAGCTCTCCGCGTGGAACAGAATCCAAATCACCGACGCCCGAGCCGACACTCGGAAGCGGCCAGCAAGATCAACAGGAGCCTGCGTTGGCAACATCTACCCCAGCTCCTGCCAATGTCACGGTCATCCAGATCGATCCCAAGCCAGTCATAAGCAGcaataataagaaaaacaaagagttCCATCCGCGCGTAACCGATGTTACGTACGCCATTCCGCGTAAGCGATCGGAGCGCGGAACTCCAACTGGTCAAAACGAGTCGACCTCTACGACACCGGATCAGAGTTTCCAGGTGAGCATCCAGTCGAAACCAGTCAGTAGATCCGTTTCGTTTCACCATTTGTCACAAGCCGGAAGAAAGGCGGTTTATGGTAATGAGTGGCTTAATGCCAGTTCCCTTTTGGGTAATCATttgccaccgttggccgtgaTGAGCATTCCGCGTCCGGCATTGCGCAGCAGCTCCCACCAGCGCTATTCATCGCCTTCGGGCACCACACGTCGGGCAAGTAGCAGTTCCAGCAATATCAATTCAGGTGCGTCTCAACATCTTCCGCCTTCCGGATCGAGTCTAAGTCGATCGACGTCAATGTATTTGGCAATGTCGGAAATTCAGCGCAAATTAGATTTGCTCCAGGTGCTGGATACTCGTCATCACTTGTCTGTACCGTCGGCTCTTAATTCCGATGTCGTGCCCGTCCATCGTGAGTCGCAGTATGTCAATCACAGCTACGATGATTTTTATTCGGCAAGTCCTTCCCATCATTCGGAGGGTGGTTCCAGGCGGATGAGGAGCAGGTCAAACAGTAGCAGCAGGCAACAGCCTGCACCGCAACCACCCCCGCCACCTCCTCCACCGCCTCCGCCGCTTCCGTCAGTCGACCTGAACGACTCACTGGATTCGGCCAAAACTTTGGCTTATCTTTCCGAATTGGAAATGTTGGCCAGGCATTGGCGAACGCAACTGTTGTACAAA GTGGAGTTAAAATCGCCTAGCAAGAGAATGGGCACTGTGCTGGAAAATGATTCTTTCCAATGCTGA